AAACCCTTCACCTTGGAATTCCGATCCGGATAATAGGCGCATTCCGACTCTGGAGTTTCCGGAAGAGAATTTAAGAATTCAAAATAGTCCAGCCCCATGTTTGCCATGATACGGATCCATTTTTACATTGCCAAACCAAAGCCTCCGAAGGATAGGACTATTGATGGTATTTGGTTTAATAATGGATCATCCGGCACGTTGGAACGCTTATAGATTGGCTTTCGGATTCACGGTCCTCAGCTATCTTTTTTATTTTTTATCCCTTCCTTTCGTTCTGTTCGCTTTATTAGGAGCCGGACTTTTCTGCCTGATCGGAGGGTTATTCTTCCCTCATGTATTCGATCATTTGTATCGGAGATTCCAATTTTTGGTATTAGGAATACTCTCATTTTTCTTTTCACTATTGGTCCTGATCGGATATCTAATTTTCTGGAGACCTTTCCAATTCGTGTTCGGATCTAAAAACCGAGAATAATCCTGTGAAAAAGTTCAAAATATATTGCGACGGTGCTTCCAAAGGAAATCCGGGACCTTCTTCTATTGGGGTTGCCGTTTACGAGGGAGAAACAGAGGTCCATTCCATTTCCCGTAGGATCTCCGACGGAACCAATAATATGGCAGAATGGGCCGCTCTGGAAGCAGGAGTAGAATATTGCCTCTCCCAAGACGCAGGCGAAGTTACAGCCTATCTGGATTCCGAGCTGGTAGTAAAACAATTCAAGGGGGAATACAAGGTCAAATCCCCTCACTTGCAAGTTGCAAAAGAAAAGGTCAAAGTTCTCACTTCTAAACTCAAACTATTCTCCATCCATCATGTCCTCAGGGAAAAAAACAAAAGAGCGGATAAACTAGCTAATCTAGCTTTCGAATCTTAAACTGACCGCCCGGTTGGAATTCCTACAAAATAAAAAATGGTTTCCTTATCCGCTTCTTTCTAAAAAATTCTTAGGATGAGTTCTCGAAAGTTCTTACTTCCGATCTGCTTTAGCTTTCTTGGCTTTCTCATTTTATCTAACTGTAAGGCAAGTATCTTAGACAAAATGTTAGAGCTGAAAAAAGAAGGAAAGTATTTGGAACTGGCCATCCTGTGTAACGAACATACGGACGAAGAATACAAAGAGATCTGCAATACTGCCTGGGACGAAACAGGAAGAAAGATCGACCAAATCCTTTCCCAGCAAGCGGACCTTCCCTTCTTAAGAGTCTCTGTAGACCAAAAGACCAAAAAACAGGTAGAAGAAATTTTTTCCAAGAACCCTGCACTCAAAGAGCGTTATCTATCGATTTGGAAGAAGATCGTCCAGGAATGATGAACCAGGATCCGAACCAACTCATCTCACAAATCCCTTCTCCTTTCTTAGAGGATCTATTAGAGATCAGCAAAATCATACAAAATTATGGAGGAGAAGCTTATCTAGTAGGTGGAAGTGTCCGAGATCTGATCTTAAATAAGGTCCCTCACGAATACGACCTTGCAGTTTCGATCCATCCGGAAGATATGCAGAAGATCTTCAAGAGAACTGTTCCAACCGGGATCAAACATGGAACCATCACTGTTTTATTCCATGATAGATCATATGAATTAACCACATTCAGAAAAGACGAAGACTATATGGATGGAAGAAGGCCGGAAACAGTACAATTCGGAGTAAGCCTAAGCGAAGATCTCAAAAGAAGAGACTTCACAATGAACGCACTTGCCTTGGACCTTCAGAAAAAGATACTAGTAGATGAACATTCCGGATTAGAAGACATTCAAAATTCTTTAATTAGGACCATAGGAAATCCGGAATCCAGATTTACCGAGGACGGACTTAGGCCGGTCAGAGCAATTCGATTTGTTTCCACTCTTGGATTTACTATTCATCCGCAAACAGCAGAAGCGATTGAAACATGTAGACCGGTTACAGCAAAGGTTTCTCCGGAAAGAATACACGACGAATTTTTAAAAATAATCAGAAGCAAAAATCCGATCGGAGGATTGGATCTATTAAAAAAATATAAAACTCTGGAATTATTCACCAAAACTAAATTGTATTCGGAAGATTGGGAAAAGCACAAAAATGGATTTTCCAAACTACTCCAAGCTTCCGAAAGGACAAGACTTGCCTACTTCTTAGCTTGTTGTTTATCGGAACAAACCTGGCTCAGCGATTCGAATGTATTTTTTAAAGAACTCAGATTCTCCAACCAGAGGACCAAGGATTCTCAGTTCCTAGTAAAAACCCTGTATTCACTCATACAACAGAAAGAAGAATTACGGACTTCTCCTGGGCTCCGCACACATCTGCTCCATCCAGTCGCACAATATTCAGGAAAAAAAGAACTTTGGGACTGGTGTTTAGAACTTTCCACCCTTTGGTCCGCCTTTCTAAACGAAGAAGCGTTCTGGCTCACTCAGGCCGAAGAAGAATGGAAGAAGAATCCTCCACTTCTGCTTTCCGATCTTGTCCTAGATGGAAATCTGATCCGGGAAAAATTCCCAGAACTTCCTGCACCAAAATTGGGAGAAGTATTGCGGTCCTCATTGTTTTCTGTGCTCCAAGATCCGAATCTAAATTCAGAGAAACTTCTACTGGATCAGATCAGAAAATCTTTGTAAGCCTAGCCAACTGTCGAAGTTACTACAAAATTCACCCAGCCTTAACCTCCCAAACCCCATCTTTATCAAAACATCTTCTACTTTGCTTAGTCCTTCAGCAACTCAACTTATGCTTAATTTTTAGGCACTATGCCGATATAGAAAAATTAGTCCAAAAAGTTTATAATATCTAAACACTGAATATTGGATTTAGAATCGTTTTTAAGCCTTATTTAGTCTCTTTGCCTATTTTTATCCTATTGGCACGCTAGTTGCATAGTTAGGAGCATAGGAGATTTAGGAGAATGATGAGAAAAAAAACAGCCAGCCTCATTGCTACCTTTACTCTGGTGACCGCCTCTTCGGTTTTTGCCCAGCCGAAAAAGGAAACGCCGGACCCGAAGGCAGCAGGCGCAGTGAAAGCTGCTCCAGCCCCAGAACCTGAAGATACGAAATGGTATGATAAGGTAGACTTTTCAGGATTTGTGGATGTGTACTACATGTACAATAACAACCCACTCCAAGGAAGCGCCGTAGACAGTACCAGAGCGTTCGAAACTAGCAACAAAAACTTTGGTGTTAACGCAGCAGCACTTGCTGTACAAAAGACCGCAGAAAAATCCAGCCCTTGGGGATTCCGCGTGGACTTCCAAAATGGACAGAACAACGCGTACCAAGAATTTCCTTATGTTCAATCCAACGGAATTTACAACTATAACATGCTGAAACAAGCTTACATTAGTATGTATTTCCCAGTGTTGAAAGGGATGACCTTAGACGTTGGTAAAATGGCAACGCATATTGGATATGAAGTGTTAGAATCGATGAACAACCCTAACTACTCGATAGGGGCCATCTTCCAAAACACAATCCCGTTCATTCACACCGGTGCTCGCTTAACTACTCAATTTACAGACAAATGGGCAGGAACCTTTTATCTGTATAACAGTGGTGGTGGTACCGGTTATAGAACTGGAGTTCCAGACGGAAGCACTACGAATAACTACTTCTTCGAAGCGGCTACCCAGCATAAAGCGATCGGAACTCAGGTTAAAGGACAATTGATCGAAGACAAATTATCGATCACTTGGAACACATTGTATTCTCAAGACGGTGCTACTGGAAGAATCGATCCGACCAAACAATATGTGGCTGATCAATTAGCGGCTCAAACCGGAGACCCTGCTGTATCTGCTCTTACTGCTCCTGCAGCAAGATATAACAAAGATTATTGGTTCATGAACCATGCAATCTTGTCTATGACCCCTACTGATAGGATCCAAGTTGACTTAGACTATACTTGGAGTGAGAAAGCAGGTGGTGCTGCAGCAGCTAACCTTGCACAGCAACAGTACAACCCAACAGGCGCAGCTACAGTTGAAACTATCCTTGGCGGAACCGTATCTACTGAAAAAACCAAAAGTACCTATAAAGCTTATGGTATCTTCAGTAAGTTTAAAATCGGTGAGACTTGGGGAGTTAACGTTCGTTTCGAGTATATCGACGATAGCCACAACAACGGTCGTTTGACTACCTTCAACCCATTTGCAGGTTCTCAAGCAGCTAACGCGTGGTACGAAGGCAAATATGCTCAAGACAAAGCAATCGCAGAGCAAATCATTGCTGCAACTCCTGCTTTGGGAGGCTTAACTGCTGATCAACTACTTGCGGCTTTAGACCCGAAAAACTACAAAGATTACGGTGGATCTTCCAACTACGGACAGTATAAAACATTTACTGTTACTCCAGTTTGGAACTACACTGAAAATCTACTCATCAAATTGGACATGAGAAGAGACTGGGCGACCGGTTATCAATTCGTAACCCAAAGCGGTGAGAAAAGCAAAGACCAATACGGTATAACCTTAGGGGTCGTTGCTAAGTTCGATTAATCGGATTTAGTAGATTTCTACGAAAAAGAGCGCCCACAAGGCGCTCTTTTTTTATCTTCTTAGAAAATGGATATGATTTAATATGAAAAGAAGAAGGTTAACTCCTTAGAAATCCAGATCCGATTGCCCAGACATGGCAACTAATTGTCTTCTAAAAGAATGAGGAAGAATATTCCAGCAGGACCTGAGTGTCTTTTTCCAAAAGCCGCTATCTGCTTTTTTCAGTTTTGCTTTTAAGTGCTCACTCATCTTCAAGATCCTCTTAAGATTTTTAGAGTGAAAAAACTGTAAAAAAACTTCGAGTTATTGTTCGTTTCTTGGTTCGGAATTTCAAAAATCTATCCAAGAAATTGTAGGGTCCCTAGATAGATTTTTACGAATTATACGTCGGATAATAAATCGGTTTTGAAACCGGTAAGCCTATTTGATCCTTCTTCCCCAGAGATTAAGCCGCTAAAACTCCGTAAACGATAATCCCAATCCCGACTAGATTCGCTGTAACACCAATTCCACCTATAATCTTTCCAAGTGGAGGATTCTCTTTGAATTCGTCTTTGATCCCTTGGAGCCAATTGACAGTGTCTTTTAATGCTAGAAATCCGGAAGAAGCAGCGAAAGAAACCGCTCCTACAAATGACAGAGTTTCGGACAGAGCAGTAGCATACTGAAAAGCAAGCACTAGTCCTAAGAGCATTGCCCCTTGCATCAAAGAACCTATATGAGCCGCCTGCAAGTACCTGGAAGGGAATTCAGCCTTCATTCTCGCAAATGCATACGCAAATCCTGTTAGACTTCCGTATGCTAAATTTAAGACTCCGGTTAGGATCAAAATTTTTTCGGGTAAATTCATAGTCATCACCTATCTATATTTGGGATAAGTGCATAACCTAACGCTTCTTTTTAGCGAGAACTTTTTTCTTTACCTTCTTACTTCCGTTCTTATGGGTAGGAGGAGTATCTTCTAAATCTTCTTCATCGTATAAGGAAACATACGCTTCCGGATGAAGTTCGAATGTTTCAGTCTCTCCGACCGGATGTTTTCTATCCCCCACTAAGACTAAATAGAGTGAAGGTAAGACAGTCAATACAAGGAATAAAGCGGAGAATAACCCACCTACAATCACAGTAGCCAACGGCCTCTGGACATCGGACCCAACTCCGGATGCCAGAGTAGCAGGGATGAGTCCAAGCAATGCGAGTAAAATTGTCATTAACATTGGTCGCAATTGGATAACAGCTGCTTGTGTGACTGCTTCTTTTGTGGTCAATGTAGGCTCGTCTCTTAAAAGGTGATTTGTCCTCGAAACGAAAAGAACCCCTGACATGGTGGCAATCCCGAATAAGGAGATAAAGCCTACCCCGCTGGATACGTTAAAATAATATCCCCTGAACAGAAGTGCATACATTCCTCCCACCAAGGAAAGAGGAAGACAGGCCAAAGCCACGTAGACATATTTTAGATTTCTATAAAGTAAGAACAATACACCGAAAATGATCGCGATAGTTACAGGAATAACGATCGCTAACTTTTTACCCACACGAGCAAGGTTCTCGTATTGTCCGCCGTAACGTACCTCATATCCTTCCGGAAATTTTATTTTCTGTTGTATCTTTTTTCGAAGTTCATTTACGAAACCACCCTGGTCCCGTCCTCTTACGTTTGTTCGGACAGTAATCGTCCTTCTACCTTCCTGACGAAAGATCATAGTAGGTCCGTCTTCCAATGTGATCTTTGCTAATTGAGAAAGTGGAACTCTTTCTCCCTTAGGAGAAATGATCGGCATTGCCTCTATCGCTCTTTTAGAAGCTCTATAATCCTTGGAGAATCGGACTACTATACCAAATCGAGCAGGCGTTTTTGGGGGAATGTCGGAAGGCCCCTCATACAAAGTACTGACCCTTTGCATTCCGATGGCAGCTTCTACCATCTGCTGTATATCGCTTACATTGATCCCGTAACGAGCCGCGGCTTCCCTATCGATCCGAACAGTCAACTGGGGACTGTCCGCTTCCTGTTCGATCCCGAATTCACTTGCTCCCGGCATATCTTTTACAATTTCTAGGATCTCTTCTGCAAGTTTACGCATCACTTTTAAGTCTTGCCCGGATACGAACACAGCGAGGTCCGCAATGGTACCCATGATCGCTTCCGACAAGTTGTCCATGATAGGTTGAGAGAAACTGATCCTTGCACCTGGAAGAGTCGCCTCCAGATCGTTTTTCATTCTTAGAAGAAGTTCCTGCTTAGTAATCCTTTCCTTCCAATCGTCGTAATCTTTCAAACTTACAAGCACTTCCAATCGGTTGGGAGGAAGAGGGTCTGTTCCGTCGTCATTCCTTCCCAACTGAGAAAGTACTACGCTTACTTGTTCGTTTTTATAGATCGTTTCCCGGATCTTAGGCATAAATTTACGAGCTTCCGGAAGAGAGATCCCCACTGGGAAAAAGATCCTGAGGTTAAAACCTCCTTCATCCATTTCCGGTAGGAATTCGGTCCCAAGTTTGTATCCGCCTATCCCTAAAAGTATGATCACCACGGTGAAAGCGCTGATGACCACCCTTCTGGATCTTTCTACCAAATAATCTATTAACTTTTTATAACGTTCTTCTATCCAGGCATACACCGGGTTATGCCATGCGATCGGTCCGGGCTTCTCTGATTCGAAATACTTACGGAACATAAAAGTCATCAAAACAGGGACGACAGTCATAGAAAAAATTAAAGCTCCAAAGATCGCAAAAGAGATAGTGAAGGCCATCGGCTTAAAGAGACGTCCTTCGATACGTTCGAAGGAAAAAATCGGCAAATAAGCAAGTATGATGATCAGAATGGAAAACAAAATTTCGGTC
Above is a genomic segment from Leptospira johnsonii containing:
- a CDS encoding outer membrane beta-barrel protein, with amino-acid sequence MMRKKTASLIATFTLVTASSVFAQPKKETPDPKAAGAVKAAPAPEPEDTKWYDKVDFSGFVDVYYMYNNNPLQGSAVDSTRAFETSNKNFGVNAAALAVQKTAEKSSPWGFRVDFQNGQNNAYQEFPYVQSNGIYNYNMLKQAYISMYFPVLKGMTLDVGKMATHIGYEVLESMNNPNYSIGAIFQNTIPFIHTGARLTTQFTDKWAGTFYLYNSGGGTGYRTGVPDGSTTNNYFFEAATQHKAIGTQVKGQLIEDKLSITWNTLYSQDGATGRIDPTKQYVADQLAAQTGDPAVSALTAPAARYNKDYWFMNHAILSMTPTDRIQVDLDYTWSEKAGGAAAANLAQQQYNPTGAATVETILGGTVSTEKTKSTYKAYGIFSKFKIGETWGVNVRFEYIDDSHNNGRLTTFNPFAGSQAANAWYEGKYAQDKAIAEQIIAATPALGGLTADQLLAALDPKNYKDYGGSSNYGQYKTFTVTPVWNYTENLLIKLDMRRDWATGYQFVTQSGEKSKDQYGITLGVVAKFD
- a CDS encoding CCA tRNA nucleotidyltransferase — its product is MMNQDPNQLISQIPSPFLEDLLEISKIIQNYGGEAYLVGGSVRDLILNKVPHEYDLAVSIHPEDMQKIFKRTVPTGIKHGTITVLFHDRSYELTTFRKDEDYMDGRRPETVQFGVSLSEDLKRRDFTMNALALDLQKKILVDEHSGLEDIQNSLIRTIGNPESRFTEDGLRPVRAIRFVSTLGFTIHPQTAEAIETCRPVTAKVSPERIHDEFLKIIRSKNPIGGLDLLKKYKTLELFTKTKLYSEDWEKHKNGFSKLLQASERTRLAYFLACCLSEQTWLSDSNVFFKELRFSNQRTKDSQFLVKTLYSLIQQKEELRTSPGLRTHLLHPVAQYSGKKELWDWCLELSTLWSAFLNEEAFWLTQAEEEWKKNPPLLLSDLVLDGNLIREKFPELPAPKLGEVLRSSLFSVLQDPNLNSEKLLLDQIRKSL
- a CDS encoding ribonuclease HI family protein — its product is MKKFKIYCDGASKGNPGPSSIGVAVYEGETEVHSISRRISDGTNNMAEWAALEAGVEYCLSQDAGEVTAYLDSELVVKQFKGEYKVKSPHLQVAKEKVKVLTSKLKLFSIHHVLREKNKRADKLANLAFES
- a CDS encoding efflux RND transporter permease subunit, with the translated sequence MIDKLIESVLKFRVPTIIASLFVAILGVWAWTDIRKEAYSDIADTQVRLIAKFPGKAAVEVEERITLPIERVLNAIPKVAVRRSRTINGLVVFQFVFEDGTDDYFARMRLMERVADADIPEEVQPALGPMSSPVGEIFRYVVESSGNHTPMELRTIQDWIVMPKMLSIPGIADVVTFGGLPKQFHIVTSPDKLIRYKLTINDVIQAVQVNNLNTGGNLLLQGEQGFPIRSLGAIREAQHIENIVVKTVNGVPVFVRDLATVEISHPIPSGVLGYTVRIDNQVMDIDSSVQGLVAMRRWGDPNEMGDRIRAKVKEINENYLPEGVQLRTTYDRSDLVNYTLRTIGRTLLEGVMVVSLVLIFFIGSAKASLVVVATIPFALLFAFLLMNITGIPASLLSLGAIDFGIVVDGAVIMVENIMRRYRDATPSDKSKGIIKLTAESGSEVGTEILFSILIIILAYLPIFSFERIEGRLFKPMAFTISFAIFGALIFSMTVVPVLMTFMFRKYFESEKPGPIAWHNPVYAWIEERYKKLIDYLVERSRRVVISAFTVVIILLGIGGYKLGTEFLPEMDEGGFNLRIFFPVGISLPEARKFMPKIRETIYKNEQVSVVLSQLGRNDDGTDPLPPNRLEVLVSLKDYDDWKERITKQELLLRMKNDLEATLPGARISFSQPIMDNLSEAIMGTIADLAVFVSGQDLKVMRKLAEEILEIVKDMPGASEFGIEQEADSPQLTVRIDREAAARYGINVSDIQQMVEAAIGMQRVSTLYEGPSDIPPKTPARFGIVVRFSKDYRASKRAIEAMPIISPKGERVPLSQLAKITLEDGPTMIFRQEGRRTITVRTNVRGRDQGGFVNELRKKIQQKIKFPEGYEVRYGGQYENLARVGKKLAIVIPVTIAIIFGVLFLLYRNLKYVYVALACLPLSLVGGMYALLFRGYYFNVSSGVGFISLFGIATMSGVLFVSRTNHLLRDEPTLTTKEAVTQAAVIQLRPMLMTILLALLGLIPATLASGVGSDVQRPLATVIVGGLFSALFLVLTVLPSLYLVLVGDRKHPVGETETFELHPEAYVSLYDEEDLEDTPPTHKNGSKKVKKKVLAKKKR